From Xiphophorus hellerii strain 12219 chromosome 6, Xiphophorus_hellerii-4.1, whole genome shotgun sequence, the proteins below share one genomic window:
- the rgs20 gene encoding regulator of G-protein signaling 20 yields the protein MGSERMEMRKRQMSVQQESAAGGTAPAQQDQPSQANPRGSNACCFCWCCCCSCSWNEDRDERNRKASYDVKEGTSDCEDCPKPTLEEVHMWGQSFDKLMCCPAGRNSFRQFLRTEFSEENMLFWLACEEFSKETNKSVIEEKARLVYEDYISILSPKEVSLDSRVRETINRNMQEPNLHTFDDAQLQIYTLMQRDSYPRYLNSLAYKNLLKPLSEQSPES from the exons ATGGGATCAGAGCGGATGGAGATGCGAAAGAGGCAGATGTCGGTGCAGCAGGAGTCGGCAGCGGGGGGAACTGCACCGGCCCAGCAGGACCAGCCGAGCCAGGCCAACCCGAGGGGCTCCAACGCATGTTGCttctgctggtgctgctgctgtagctgcTCCTG GAATGAAGACAGGGATGAACGGAATCGAAAGGCATCATATGACGTCAAGGAAGGGACCTCAGACTGTGAAGACTG CCCAAAGCCCACGCTGGAGGAGGTGCACATGTGGGGGCAGTCGTTTGATAAGCTGATGTGCTGTCCAGCTGGGAGGAACTCTTTCCGGCAATTTCTCCGCACCGAGTTCAGCGAGGAGAACATGCTGTTCTGGCTCGCATGTGAGGAGTTCAGCAAAGAGACCAATAAAAGTGTGATCGAGGAGAAGGCCCGGCTCGTCTACGAGGACTACATCTCCATTCTCTCGCCGAAAGAG GTGAGTCTTGACTCCCGAGTGCGTGAGACGATTAACAGGAACATGCAGGAGCCCAACTTGCACACGTTTGACGATGCCCAGTTGCAGATCTACACGCTAATGCAAAGAGACTCGTATCCCCGCTACTTGAACTCCCTAGCGTACAAAAACCTGCTCAAACCTCTGTCAGAGCAGTCCCCCGAATCTTAG